In the genome of Patagioenas fasciata isolate bPatFas1 chromosome 12, bPatFas1.hap1, whole genome shotgun sequence, one region contains:
- the LOC136113538 gene encoding uncharacterized protein C12orf50 homolog, with protein MAPATRARPLSTPDQRRAELRLHRPALRHGKWRTGPPACQEPRDAAERWGGRDRAGRARWPRGTSPAAASEAGASPPGGAQPGRGPGAARGLQTPFSVQSGSAVSGPPRPPVFGSGLRQRALAVPLVPLARQPFLGLFSACPEAPATSCWCLLLAFGSSKMNKVGKKRHSQCPPNAQSIFIVLLTIDDNSFLLQQKYSHISCFWEKQPSGCVRISCAFHHSKPRSINGLFLPPNNNVPLQEGGQERTLHPAHLQASLRNQENIFLPVHAPLIISLNKGEDEQDDAEDDDKENYVSNCVPKTAAEMEEERTIKEICYKTGEYYRIQYPHEHQSAETVSSPQEKEILLLEAMERDLQKGDGNTIPTTFSNTKREGESSGRRVPAERMPRRNWRSFDNGGIHSSDPNVKPSYQQWRKNKDDETAASVPYVRGAGRKTDFDSLEPRRSTYVFYRTMNVTPEPKFNGSTDKCTSGFYNAPRWRKRNPRENAH; from the exons ATGGCCCCGGCCACCCGAGCCCGCCCGCTCTCAACGCCGGACCAGCGCCGGGCGGAACTGCGGCTGCACCGCCCCGCGCTGCGCCACGGGAAATGGAGAACGGGACCGCCCGCCTGCCAGGAGCCCCGCGACGCAGCCGAGCGCTGGGGAGGGCGGGACAGGGCAGGGCGGGCGCGGTGGCCTCGGGGCacctccccagcagctgccagcgaGGCGGGGGCCTCCCCTCCCGGAGGCGCCCAGCCCGGCCGCGGGCCTGGGGCAGCTCGCGGGCTCCAGACGCCGTTCTCTGTCCAGAGCGGCTCCGCTGTGTCAGGACCACCTCGCCCGCCTGTTTTCGGCTCCGGGCTGAGGCAGCGCGCCCTGGCGGTGCCGTTGGTGCCGCTGGCCCGGCAGCCGTTCCTCGGGCTGTTTTCTGCTTGCCCG GAGGCACCAGCTACTTCGTGCTGGTGCCTTCTGCTGGCATTTGGCTCCTCGAAAATGAACAAAGTTGGGAAAAAACGCcattcccagtgtcccccaaatGCACAG TCCATTTTCATTGTTCTGCTTACAATCGATGACAactcttttctcctgcagcagaagtACAGCCACATCTCCTGTTTCTGGGAAAAACAACCCTCAGGCTGTGTGAGGATCAGCTGTGCCTTCCATCACAGCAAACCTCGAAGTATAAATGGACTTTTCCTCCCACCTAACAACA ATGTGCCATTGCAAGAGGGTGGCCAAGAAAGGACTCTGCATCCAGCACATCTTCAAGCATCACTCAGAAACCAAGAGAATATTTTCCTACCAGTTCATGCTCCACTCATTATAAGCCTCAACAAAGGTGAAGATGAACAGGACGATGCAGAGGATGATGACAAAGAGAACT ATGTTTCTAATTGCGTGCCTAAGactgctgcagaaatggaagaggaaagaacCATAAAGGAAATATGCTATAAAACTG GAGAGTATTACAGGATCCAGTACCCTCACGAACACCAATCAGCAGAAACTGTGTCTTCACCtcaggaaaaggaaatattactcttgGAAGCTATGGAGCGAGACTTACAGAAAG GTGATGGTAATACAATTCCTACAACATTTAGTAATACAAAGAGAGAAG gagagagTTCAGGAAGGAGAGTTCCAGCGGAGCGTATGCCCAGAAGAAACTGGCGATCCTTTGACAATGGAG GAATTCACTCTTCGGATCCCAACGTAAAACCAAGTTACCAACAATGGCGTAAAAATAAGGATGATGAAACTGCTGCTTCTGTTCCTTATGTGAGAGGTGCTGGCAGAAAGACTGATTTTGATTCTTTGGAACCTCGAAGATCAACGTATGTTTTCTACCGCACTATGAATGTCACCCCAGAACCAAAGTTCAATGGATCTACAG ACAAATGTACTTCAGGATTTTACAATGCACCACGttggaggaaaagaaatccaCGTGAAAATGCTCACT GA